The DNA window TGGTGACGATGGCCAGGGTTTTGCAGTTGTAGCTGAAGAAATCGGAAAATTAGCCGGTCACGCAGGAAACAATGCAAGACAAATTGAAGCCCTTGTTAATGAAATGAAGCTTTCAATAGAGAATGGTACGGAAAAGATAAAGCTCTCTGTAGATTCTATTGGAGAAATCATTTCAGGCATCAAAGACATCATTATTGATGTAAAAGAACTTTCCGAAAGAATTAATAAACAGATGGAACAGGTAGAAACTACCCAGCTCAATGCAAACAAGGGACAGGAACTCTCAGCACAAATTCGTAATTCAATGAAATCTCAAGAGAAAAGTCAGAGTTTTGTTCATTTAGCTATATTAAATTTGAATAAAACAGGCTCTCTACTCAGTAATAAAGCAGATGAACTGAGTAAAAGTACGGTTCATCTTGAAAAAATTCGAAACCGTTTAAACGAAAAGATTCAATAAACATGAAAGATACTGTATTCCAGAGACATGAAAGAGAATTCGATAAGAATTTATATACCTACCCGGTTATTTCCCGACGTTCTGCCGGTCTATCAATAGGCATAAATCTTTCCTTAAGAAAGGAATGTAACTTTGACTGTGTTTATTGTCAGGTCGACAGAACAACGTATTTAAGCAATTCCAAAGATATTCAGCTTTTTATATTAGAAGAAGAACTTAGGGCATTGATTGAGAAAACTTTGGATGAAACGATCTTCTCCCACCCCAGGTTTCGAGATACCCCTGAAAAATTCCGAGTTCTAAAGGACATTTCCCTGAGTGGAGATGGAGAGCCGACAAGCAGCAAGTTTTTTGTAGAAGTTACAGATTTAGTCCTTAAAATCATAAAAGAATATAAGACTAAAGGAATATTCATAAAACCAATAGTAATTACAAACGCCAGCTTACTTCACAGAAAAACAGTGAAGGAACAATTATTAAAATTTACTCAGGAAGGAGGAGGTCCCTGGATAAAACTGGATGCCGGTACCAAACAAGAGTTTTTAAAAATTGCTGATAGCTCCATTTCCTTTTCAACTATTTTAGAAAATATTCTATCCTTCTCCAAATTAACACCGATCTATCTACAAACAATACTGTATTCAGACTCAGGAAAGTTATCCTTTTCTACTGAATCCATGATTTCCTGCTTGCAAAACTTACAAGAAAAAGGGGCTCAGATAAAAACAATGCAACTATACACTTTAGCCCGCAGAACCAAAGAGAAAAACCTGAAAGCAGTAGAAAAAGACGTTCTAAATGAGGTAGCCAATCAAATTCAATCTCAAACCGGCATTGAACTTGAAATATACCCCTGAAAAATGAATCTCATAGAAGTACAAAATCTAAGTTTAGAAATAGACAAGAAACCCATTCTAAAACAGGTTTCTTTCCATTTAGAAGAAGAGAAAATTTTCGGTCTGATAGGAGGTTCCGGTTCGGGCAAGAGCACTCTCTTTAAAGCCATTCTTTCTCTCCCCTTAGCGAGGCAGGCAAGTCTAAAAGGTAATATTTTTATAAAAGGACAAAAACCGGAGAGAATTCAAAGAAGACTGATTCAGCCAATTTTTCAAGATCCTTTTGTTTATTTTAATCCGAACTGGAATTTACAGGAAGCTTTAGAAGAACCTCTTATTATAAATTTCAAATTAAACCCCGAAGCCCGTCTGGAAAAAATTCAGTCTTTGCTAAAAGAATTCTCTCTTGAAACCAATATCTTAAAACAGAATATCAAGAAATTTTCCGGCGGAGAACTCCAAAGACTGGCTATTATCCGAGCTCTACTCTGTGAACCTGAAATTTTACTAATGGATGAACCGGTCAGTGCCCTGGATACGGTAATTCAACAGGAGGTTGTAGAAATCATACGGAACTTAAATCGAGAAAAAAAACTTTCCATTCTTTTTATTTCTCACGACATAGAGCTTGTTTCCTATCTCTGTGACTATATCTTTGTAATGAAAGAAGGCGAAATCATCGAAAGCGGAAACCCGGAACAACTATACAAAAACGCTGCTAAAGACTACACAAAACTTTTATTTCAGTCAAGAAACCTACAAACGATCCGGAGAAAAATAAGAAAAGGGAACGGGACGATAGAATAAATCCAGAGAAAGCCGTATCCATTTATTACGCTTAACTAAAATATAGTGATAGTTTTTTCTATCCATTAACTTTCCCGCTCTATCATAGTAATCTTTTCTTATAACTTTTCCCTCTTCATAAAGTATTGATTTCTGCGGCTTCTTTGAAAATCCATAATAAAGAACTGCTTCCTGGTTTCCTTTATAAGAATAGAGAATTTTACGATAACCTTCATAGTTATACACAGGTTTATTTTTAAAGTCCGTATAATACTCCATTTTTTTTCGACCTTTTTTATCGTAATGAATATGCAATACGGGTATGCCGTTTTCATCTCCGGCAATTCTACGGGTGGAATCGTAATTCACAATTTTCACGAGCTTGCCCGAACGAGTGTATAGATATATCTTATAACTATATAATATTCCATTTTTATAAAGTTTTGATAATTTAAGATTACCCATCTTATCATAGGAAAATGTTTCTCTATATCGGATACTGTTATCTTCATTGAATACCATTTTTTCAAGAAGAAGCTTACCTTTCCTTTTATACTTTAGCCTCGAATTAATGTCTTCCGGTAACACAGTTGCTTCTCCGGAAGAAACAAAAGCAGGTAATAAGGTTGTATCTATTTCCGGGAATATAGAGGGAGAAATTTCTTCTTTATTTATATCTAAAGCCTTCTTAAAAGTAAGTTTATTATTAATATAGGTGTATATGTAGCGATAGACACCCTGTTTGTCCAGAGCAGGTTCTCGGTTTTCGTTAAGATTACTGATAGAAAGTGGTTTGAGTTCCTTTGAAAATAAAATCGCATGGAACTTCACAGATTTTCCCACAAGACCGGGTATCGAAGGTAAAAGATAAACATAAGCTTTTTTAAATTTTTTAAAAGTATAGATATATTTCTTTTTTTCTTCCGGTCTATATTCAATACAGGTATAAGACAGTTTTTTATGACGATAAGAAAAGGCCAGAGAGGATTTTTTCTTTTTCTTTGCCGGGTATACGTAAAGTCTTCTTAACTCTTTATCTTTCTTGATTTTCTTTAGCTGGTATTTATAACCACCGGATAGAGCAATCCACTCATCCTGGCTTTTTCCTTCAGGAGAGAAAACCAGGATAGTAGAAATTAGAAGGAAGGTGAAAAAACTTTTAGCTTTCAGCTTAAACAATTAATCTTTATTAAATATTTTTCATTAAAATTGTATGAACTATCTCCAACTCAACTCCTAACTTCTTAGAAATCTCTTCAGGATCCAGATTATCCCTGGTGTAGAGATACATGACCTTATCTTTGAATTCGCTCATTACATTATTATACTTTTGATTGCTTCCTGTTTTACGTTTTTTACGGGATTTATTATGACTCGATGTAAGAAAATCAACTTCTTCCATCATAGAACTAAATTTGGTATATTTATCATCTGCCTCATTCATTAAATCCTGCATACCCTCTTTCATATCCTCGAGGCGTTTTTCCATAGTTGCAATCTGCTTATGGCGGATAGAGAGGTCATTTATCATCAATTCTATTTTATTGAATTTGGATTCCATCATCTTCATATCTACACTCTTAGCGTTAATTTCTGCTAATTTGGTATCAAGAAGTGAGAGAGCCTGGTTAATATCATCTCCCTTTCTATCCAGAAGATCAAAGTCACGTGAAATGTTGTTTAACCTTGCATTCAATTCCATAGTGCGTTTTCCCTGTATATTCAGGTTATTCGCCATGAAACTCACCTTCTTACCCATTTCTGAAATATCGTTTAACTTTTGATTCAGAGTATCTTGAAATTTTTCAATTTCACCAAATTTTTTATCAATAATATCAATGAAAGCCATTTTCTCATTTAGCTTTTCTGCTTTACGGTTGACTATATGGCAGGCCTGATTGGTTTTTTCAAGTTCATTCTGAAGTCCGAGAATCTTTGCTTTTTGTGCATCGATCATCTTTAATTCCATTTCAGAATTCTTTTTAGCGGCTAAAACGAGATCTGCATTACGCAGATAAGAGTTAACATCTTCTTCCCGTATTTTAAGCTTCTCTAATTTAGAAGATATATTTAAATAAGAACTTTCGGAACGACGAACCATTTCTTCGACCTTGTCCATATTCGCATGGAACTTTTCCATTTTGCGAACTTTCTCAGCCAGGGCATACATAGAGTTCTTTAAGGAATCCTTTTCCATGTGCATCTCGTTGAAAAGGTTCTGTTTCATCACAAGTGCACGTTTCAGCTCGTCTTCAATTCCCTCTTTAATTTTATGAAACTCAGTTTTAGATTTGCTGAATTCTTTACGGCTGGCTTCAATGAAATCCATATTGGACTTCTTCATCTGATCCAGATATAAATTCGTTTGCCCCTGTAGAATAGAAGATTGATTGGCAATGCGTCTATCCAGTGCGGTATTAAACTCATCGATTTTTTTCTTATGTTTATCTAAAAATGCAGAGGTTTGCTCGGAGATTTTTTCATCAAGCTTATCATTGAACTCATCGATCTGCTTTTTGTTCTCTTCAAAAAGAGTCTCACCGGCTTCTTTTATACGGTGAATGGCTTTATCGGTGTCCAGTTTTATCCGTAATAGCTTATCCTGAACATCCTTATAAACACTCTCTCCATAACTGGCAATTAAAGCTTCCTGTTCTTCATACAAATTATTGCCGAGCTTTTGGATTTTATTGAGTATATCACGTGTTTCTTGCCTGGAAAGCTCTGTCTTTTCCTCAAATTCACTTAGAAGGTTTGAGGTTTTGGCATCCACAGATTCGAGTCGAGTTCTGAATTCCTTCTCGAATTGGGCTTTATATTCCTGAAACAGATTATCCATCTGAACCTGGAAAAGTTCATTGCTGAATTTTTTACGATCATTCAGGGGAATTTCTAAGCGAATTACAGTCTCATTATTCTCTCTATCAGAGATCAGACTGAAAATTTGTTTTCCAATCCGGTATTCATTTAAGGAAACCACGTTATCGGGTAAGCTTTCAGCAACTTCATTGGAAGCTGTGCCGGGTTCAAGAATAGATTGAGTCAGATTTGGCAGGCTCTTTGCTGATTGCAGCTTCTCTCTGAGTCGATATTCTTCTTCGGGAAGTAAGATAAAATTATTTTTTACAAAAACACTGAG is part of the Leptospiraceae bacterium genome and encodes:
- a CDS encoding ABC transporter ATP-binding protein: MNLIEVQNLSLEIDKKPILKQVSFHLEEEKIFGLIGGSGSGKSTLFKAILSLPLARQASLKGNIFIKGQKPERIQRRLIQPIFQDPFVYFNPNWNLQEALEEPLIINFKLNPEARLEKIQSLLKEFSLETNILKQNIKKFSGGELQRLAIIRALLCEPEILLMDEPVSALDTVIQQEVVEIIRNLNREKKLSILFISHDIELVSYLCDYIFVMKEGEIIESGNPEQLYKNAAKDYTKLLFQSRNLQTIRRKIRKGNGTIE